The sequence below is a genomic window from Gossypium hirsutum isolate 1008001.06 chromosome A11, Gossypium_hirsutum_v2.1, whole genome shotgun sequence.
tatatagttttatttttaatttcttgataattatatataaatttaaatattttatatataatataatttttaaatttttaataaattatatattgttttaataaaaaattaagttatatattatataaacatccaataattcatataaatatatttaaatgtatatgtaagttttagtcaacaatttaatttaatacatttttattttaaatataattataaaaaaattgaaatgattaagataaaaatttaaaaattcttgtaaaatattaaaagttgTACTAATCAATACATGCTGGTACACACTAGTAAATAGTAGTGGAACTTGAAATTTTTGTTTGGGAGgcaataattaaattgtatatttttacgattgtaaaaatacaattttatcattttaaaagtctatttaaagggttaaattaaaattttatcattttgaagggccaaaataaaattttaccattactaatttaaatttttttaaattatgaaaggcctaaactaaaaatttaccaTTGTTGAAACACACTGATATAATCAAAATGCaccaaaattttgataaaaaaaagtgcATAAATTATTTGGTACCAATTTAAGACCGGAACAATACATACGGATCTATACAATCGGCACTAACTACCATGCTTCAAACCTCATTTCTTGAACCATATAAACTCATTTCACAATTTACATAGGATGATATATAAGAAAACTTGCCAAAGGGACATGATTGGAATGCATGAATTCCTTTAGAAAGGAtatctttaaacataaaattgacaatttatcgtattttattatcatattttcCCTTCGAGTTTTCATTTTTTCTTGATATGGATACACgaaatatgatatgaatacaCCAATTATCCATCCACAACCAATAAGAAGAttgtattttattgtatttttacattatttataataaatccaCCAATTTCTTAGTTGCCATTTTCTTCTTGCAATCCACTGAAAGCTTGCTGCAACATTGAAACAAGGAAGAATAAGTGAATATTATAAATATGGTACTCGGACTCCCGATGAGTGTCGAATATGGACATATGAACACACGGATATTGGAGGATTGTATCCGTTATCCATATTTGAGTGTGTTAGACACAAGTGGtttagagaaaaataaagaatcgAAATAACATAGACCGTTGTATCCCTACACTCGTATACGAAGATGAGTCGGATATAAGTGTTTTGATGAAAATGAAGAGTCGGAATAACAGGAAAACGCGGATGATCACCTGAAAGCATGACAAAGTGTACTGCACATCACTTGATGAAATTTGGTGGTGAAGAACAATTCTCATCCTGAATGACAAAAAAGAGTGACCATCATTAGTCTAGTAACCCGAATTTTATGTTCTCTAATGTGTCCGTATTTAAGATTAACCACATGTAAATTGATCGTGTACCGATATCTGACACTTATCTTTTGAGTCCAAGAAACATAGACCCAATTCCAGGAAGGGCATATATACATACATCCTGTAATTCTTTATTCTTCTACATTCGTCGAAATAAGACAGACTTACTTGGTTTGAGTTATGCATTCAAGTTAAAACGAACCAGGATAAATCGAAAAGCAACACCCTGGGTGAATTTAATGGAATACACTGACCTGGATGGACCCTCAAGCATCACAAATACACCGCGTTCCACTAAATGCTTGTATAGTTTCTCCCCCGAGATTTTTGATCCCTCCACTATGTCGAAAAATATCTGGTATCGTACAAGTAATTAGAAGATTATCAGCTTGGTAACCCGTTAAGAACTTGATGAACAGAACCACAATTCGAATATTGGTTTTATAACTAGTATACTCACAATATTAGTTTCCACTGCAGCAACATTCACTCTTAGACCtttaatttgatttagtccctctGAAACCATAAAAACCAGAGCATAAAGTCGAATTTTATAGGTAAGCTCAAGAACAAGCACCCGATCAGAAAGCTATGACTGTTCTTCTTGACTGTAAAGTTCAATGTACATAATCAAGTAAACTGATAGTTTTACCTGCTAACACCTTTGCGTTCTTGTGATCACCTTCAAACTTTACCAGATTCTCTTGCAAAGCAACCAACGCAGCAGCACAAATGACACCGACCTGTCTCATCCCACCCCCTAGGGTTTTCCGAAGTCTTCTAGCCTAAAAAAGCAAGAAAACggattttaacataaattttcatAGATTGCGGAGATTTTTAGCTGCAGAACTTCGATTTTACCTTGGTAATAAAGGTTTCGGAACCAACAATGACTGATCCAACCGGAGCACCAATACCTTTCGATAGACATACCTACCACCAAATTGCAAGATGAGATAAATAGTCTAAAGCTATCATCTACAGGTCAAGCTGAAATAACTAACAATGTTGACACAAAGAGCATACCGAGACTGAATCAGCAGCTTGTACAAGCCTATCAACAGGAATTCCGAGTGCCTAGCAGACGAACCCTTCCATGAGtacatttgttttaattattttcaattaaaagttCTCAAAGTTACCCACCACAGATGCATTGAAAATACGAGCCCCATCGATGTGAAGCTTCAAACCATGCTTCTTAGCTAGCTCACCAACTCTGTCTATGTACTCCACAGGTAAGCATCGACCCCCGGTGCTGCATTATGTAGAAGAAAACTTAACCATATTACAACCAACGAGCAATAAAACCGAGAGGAAGTAATTGAAAAGGGAGAAACGAATCTTTTAAGAACTTAAACTGACATTAGTTTCTTCCGATAACACTAACTATGCAAAAACCGTAGCAGTCATGAGAAACGTAAAAGGAACTTATAATGCATATATTCAAAAACCATCCCCGATTCTCCCTCATCCaataaaacatactaaaacaaaATGGTTTAAGTGCATATCACAATGATTTCTTACTTCCCGTGTGAATTCTCCAGGCAAATCAGTCTTGTAGTCGGGTACACAAGCTCTCCTCTTGGGTCTCTAATGGCATCTTCGATCAAATCGATGTCCATCATTCCATCTTCATTGTTCTTCACTGGCCTCGGATGTACACCTCCGATTGTCGCTATCCCACCGTTCTCATAGATATGTATATGGGAATTGTTTCCGAGAATGACTTCACTTCCCCTTACATCACAATGAACCAAAACACTAATTAAGTTACCCATGGTGCCTGACGGGACAAATAGACCGGCTTCCTTGCCCATCATCTTCGCCACTTCTGATTGTAACTTAACGGCAGTTACAGCGGTTGGATCAGCTCCGAAGACATCATCATCAACTTCGGCAGTAGCCATTGCAGCCCTCATTGCTTCAGTCGGTTTAGTGACTGTATCAGATCGAAGATCAACTGTTCTCGTCGCCATTTTCACTGAAATCAATCCCGGGAGAAAAAATCAGTTCAAAACAATCTAATACTCATCTCTCCAAACTGATTAACAAGAAGCAAAATCGATCCTTAACCCTATACTCGTAGAATTTATCCAAAAACTACAATTCTTTTCTTTCCACCGAAGCTATACTCGAAACCGTTTTAACTAGGAATTTCATAGTTCATACCACGCCAATTTCCAATAACTCGAAGATACTGTTACGGAATTCGAACCCAAAAACCCTATTCGATATCATCTCTTAAGTCCTAATTTCATGAAAGAATCCATTAAAGAATATGAACAAGCATTCATGTACTAATGGCgcatataaaaaagttaaaagagaGAAAGATTAAAGTCCATATTTTACCTGTTTCAAGCTCTTCTTTTTGTTTGCCTTAAAAAACCcagaaaaacccaaaattttctcTCTGGTTTTTTTCCCAGAAAACTCAAACAATTGAGAACTTCCTTATTTTCTGCAaaagaaaaatcattttaacaaaaaaaaaacaaaaaaacagtaAATAAACTACAAGCaaaagagaaattttttttcaagaattgtGAGATCATAGCTTAAAATCCACAAACCTTCATCTTTTATAGCCAAAAAATCAACCAAATTACTCTAAAcaacagaaaagaaatttcaataaaaaccaacttgaaatgaaatattaatataataaactgGTCAATTGGGTATCTTATTTTTTTTCAGAATTCAGAttgtttatactttttaaattgacattaaaagaaaaaaaggaaatttttttacCTACAGAGTTCTGCACAACAATCTGAAAATTCAATAACCCCAAGTTTAAATTTTCATAGATTCTTTTTCTCATAAATGTTATAgcatatcatatacatatatgtatatatatattgaaagtgTGTGCATGTGTATGAACACACCAAAACTCACCTACTTCACATTTGGATGAACTCAACTACGGTATTCATAGTCATGAAAAAACCTTAGAAAAATTGATCAGAAAATCATCTAGATgattcatataattatttttttaaaatataatattcaatCTCTgcatatattatacatatataaaggTAAGTGGGTCTTTGTTCCTTTGTCTGATGTCTGATTTGCATGAAAGAATCTAGCATTATGAATTAGTGGACCAATTAATCTTTTGTCTTTAAGGAAAGATATGAGCCATgtattttaaacaaataaaaggttaaattataattttagtccTTTCTGTTGTACTCAATTTaagaatttaaattacatatatttaaatccaatttattttttataattaaattttgtatatattatGATTCTCCCGTTGTAATTGAAATCACCAATATCATTAAGAAATTTCATTAATCGGCTTAGACCAAAAACCCTTCGCACCGgtcaatttgattaaataaatcactaaaaattcataaaaattaaaaattacaattaattttCTAACCCGATTCAATCACCCCATATCGAGAGTAAATCAACTAATCTAATGCTTTACTAATCTAATGCCTCTCTTCGAACAAATACCCTGATCAATTTCCAATCCGattcaaataatcattctattagACTTGAATAGTCAGCTCAACTCTTGGACGGGTCAATTATATAACCAAAAACATACGATTTACACATGTCAAGCCCTCAACTCTcaacacaaataaaaataaaaaaactcaattaaagCCTGAATTGAATCCTTAAAGCAAAACAGATCTACCAACAAAAATGATGCTACAATGGTGGAAGCAAAACCATGTTTTTCCATTTTAACTTTCAACCTTGTAATAATTTTGTACCTTATTAGACAAAATTGGAGAGCTAAAATTTAACAGAGTATGAAACAAGCTCCTAAACTATGACCTGCTAAACAGTTCCTCGATCCAAACTCGAAACTCAGTTAAACTCAGCAGTTCCTCGATCCGAACTTGAAACTCTGTTAAACTCGTTACCTATAGTACGATGCCATAACGTATAGCGAAACTGCTGATGCGGTTGTCACTATGAGTTCCTGTACATAGAAAGTTCATCACTCGGTATGTTTATTTTTTACCttcttttcatatatttggaggatcGTATCGTATCCTCGTACCCATGTCAGACCATGTGTTAGAAGTcagtttgatgttgttacctgGTTATTGTAGAGAACAGCAGGTATATAACTGCCAATGTACTCAATCAAGTTCAAAATACCCGTGTATGCCTGCAAGAATATTCAAGCAGAATGTCATCAACGAGACTACAAAGAGGAGAAACTCATATAATCCGAAAGGAAATATCTAATTATGGACTCCGAGTTGTAAGGTTTTCATTTGTCAAGTTTAGCGAAGTAGAACAACATCTCGTACCAGAGAGGACAACGCAATACAACCGAAAACTAGTGCAAGTGAACGGAGAAGCCTTTTTCCCATTCGCAGTCCTCGCCCATCATCTTCCCCTTCTTCCTGTAATTGACAAATTGAAGAAATGGGACGTTATGATAGAAGTCAGTACGAGTTCCTCATTATACGATATCATGAACATACAAGACACGGACTTAAGCTCTTTCAGTACAAACTCACTGTAAATGTTGGTGATACAGGTGGTTCAAAagctttcaacttctcaaaaatGCGATAAACAAATGCAAAAGCCAAAAACTGCAAAGGTTTATATTCAGCATTGCGCTTGATAACAATCCAAGCTGTCTGTAAAGAAACGAGTACAATGAGGTGaaagaaaatttgatggtttagaAACAGAAAAAACACATCTGCTTCCTTTACTATATATATAGAGAGCTATCTACGAACATGCTAAAACGATGGAATGAAGATGCCAGGGATCCATCATACTTACAAATACAGCAGAAATTGCCATGTTGATATGCGTATCTTGAACAGTAGACTTTGAGAACCTGAAATGCATCGTAATTCCATGCAAGAGAATATATGACTACCAAACTACAAAATACACCTAAAGGAACCATAACAAGTATTTCCATAAGACCGAACCAAAGCAATTCAAGTTTTCCGTAacttatcaaaaaaaaaaaaaactgaacttCACAAAGTTATCCCGCATGTATTAATGTGGGATGGGTATTTTTAAAATGAGCAGTTGTCACCAACAAACCATGGGTGTTAAAACATGTTACTCGGACTTGGTATGAGTGTTCGATATGGATGTATATTACACGGGCATGTTAAatcctttttcaaatttttccagcTATTTGAAGGGTCACATCCCAGCCCTATGTTCAGATATGCTTCCGACACAGGTTTCAGACATGGATAGACCATTAAGGAATGAAATAGCGGAACAAGAAGTTTAATACAGAAATATTCTACTTATGAGTAGTTACGAAACCTTGGCCCCCATGATACAATCGGCTGCTTATCAGCGTATTTCACGTCCTTTGAAACCTGAAAAAAAGAGTGATAAGCTTAAGACGAACACAAAGTACATCATTCAATACTCAATGCACATAATTCCATACCAATCAACCCAACACATTTGTCCCCCAAAAAAAGGCACTGCCCCTAATATATATTAAGGATCCTCAACAATGTACCTTAAACGAACCATATGTCACACCCTTCTTCCGATTCATTAATTGTGCCAT
It includes:
- the LOC107962949 gene encoding probable low-specificity L-threonine aldolase 1 isoform X2, translating into MATRTVDLRSDTVTKPTEAMRAAMATAEVDDDVFGADPTAVTAVKLQSEVAKMMGKEAGLFVPSGTMGNLISVLVHCDVRGSEVILGNNSHIHIYENGGIATIGGVHPRPVKNNEDGMMDIDLIEDAIRDPRGELVYPTTRLICLENSHGNTGGRCLPVEYIDRVGELAKKHGLKLHIDGARIFNASVALGIPVDRLVQAADSVSVCLSKGIGAPVGSVIVGSETFITKARRLRKTLGGGMRQVGVICAAALVALQENLVKFEGDHKNAKVLAEGLNQIKGLRVNVAAVETNIIFFDIVEGSKISGEKLYKHLVERGVFVMLEGPSRMRIVLHHQISSSDVQYTLSCFQQAFSGLQEENGN
- the LOC107962949 gene encoding probable low-specificity L-threonine aldolase 1 isoform X1, coding for MATRTVDLRSDTVTKPTEAMRAAMATAEVDDDVFGADPTAVTAVKLQSEVAKMMGKEAGLFVPSGTMGNLISVLVHCDVRGSEVILGNNSHIHIYENGGIATIGGVHPRPVKNNEDGMMDIDLIEDAIRDPRGELVYPTTRLICLENSHGNTGGRCLPVEYIDRVGELAKKHGLKLHIDGARIFNASVALGIPVDRLVQAADSVSVCLSKGIGAPVGSVIVGSETFITKARRLRKTLGGGMRQVGVICAAALVALQENLVKFEGDHKNAKVLAEGLNQIKGLRVNVAAVETNIIFFDIVEGSKISGEKLYKHLVERGVFVMLEGPSRRIKNYRMYVYMPFLELGLCFLDSKDKCQISVHDQFTCG
- the LOC107962960 gene encoding uncharacterized protein codes for the protein MALTISNVFHCPKPRISPLNSIPNSSISKLSSSYLRFPWRFSFPKNRIVICAASSAAGSSNPDSDLNPYEVLGVSPIEGFEKVKQVYTRKRKEADKRGDEATAALLEKAYDKLMMAQLMNRKKGVTYGSFKVSKDVKYADKQPIVSWGPRFSKSTVQDTHINMAISAVFTAWIVIKRNAEYKPLQFLAFAFVYRIFEKLKAFEPPVSPTFTEEGEDDGRGLRMGKRLLRSLALVFGCIALSSLAYTGILNLIEYIGSYIPAVLYNNQELIVTTASAVSLYVMASYYR